The DNA region GTCAAAGCTAGAGTGAATAATTGCAGTAATGCTAAAGCTAGCAAAATAGGAGGATTTATATTCATTATGGAATTTTTTATCTCTGACCAACCACTATTAATAATTAAAATTGTTATTATCCAAATTCCTATAAACCATAATATTGTTTTCTTATTAATCATTATTTCCTCCATATAATAAAGCAAGTTTATTTTCTCTAGAGCAACTTTAGCTTTAACATCGTTTGAGTTTTATCATTTATATTCTAAAAAACATAGTTTTCTAAAAATTATTTTATAAATAATACTGACTTATCAAAAGTAATCATTCTCTGTTTAGCAATTGCCTCTGCTTGATATTTTTCTGCAATAAAATCATATTGACTTGCAAAGAAATCTCTGGCTATACGAAAGACCATACGAGTTCCATCTTTAGAAGCAGCCAAGAGATTTTCTAATATCTCAGTCTTGGGCTCTGCTTGCAAAGCCACTAATGCAACAGTAAATTCTTTTTCGTTAATGTCGATACCATTTGCATTTAAAACTTCAATTTTATCAGAATATCCCATATTAGCAATAGTTTCTTTAGCCTTTTCAATAACCTTTTCATCTTTATCAATAGCTAAAATTCTCGCTCCAGTTAACTTTGCCAAATAAATAGCTGTAAAAGGCATTGCTCCACAACCAACATTAAGAATGTAATCATTTTCACTAATATCAGCTAAAGCAATTTCCTTTTTTAATATGGATTTATATGGCCTTGAATATAGATAAAACAGCAAGGGAATTGAACTGCATTTTTTCTCCCAGCTGGCTATTAAAGGTTTAATTACTTCCATAAGTCCCTCCATTTAAAATTATTTCAGTTAAGTAAAATAACAATTTTTAATAGATAGCAATACAAA from Halanaerobiaceae bacterium ANBcell28 includes:
- a CDS encoding nicotianamine synthase family protein; translated protein: MEVIKPLIASWEKKCSSIPLLFYLYSRPYKSILKKEIALADISENDYILNVGCGAMPFTAIYLAKLTGARILAIDKDEKVIEKAKETIANMGYSDKIEVLNANGIDINEKEFTVALVALQAEPKTEILENLLAASKDGTRMVFRIARDFFASQYDFIAEKYQAEAIAKQRMITFDKSVLFIK